One genomic window of Geodermatophilus sp. DSM 44513 includes the following:
- a CDS encoding FliI/YscN family ATPase, producing the protein MSAGLLDRARAAARPLVTGSVVGAMGLTLTVEGVPAAVGDLVEIDPTPDGGLLAEVVAVSRERLTCMPLGELSGVQAGARVRATGRPLQVPVGEALLGRVLDGLGRPVDGGPPLDAGLEFVDLASETPHALSRTRVQEPLTSGVRVLDTMVPLGKGQRLGIFAGSGVGKSTLLAQITRGTDADVRVIGLIGERGREVREFLEENLGAEGMARTVVVVATSDEPPLVRLKAAFVATRIAEGFRDQGRDVLLMMDSITRTAMAQREVGLSAGEPPATRGYPPSVFAMMPRLLEKAGTAAVGSITGLYTVLVDGDDHNEPIADTARSILDGHVVLTRALATQGHFPAIDVLESISRVATAVVAPPQMADAREVRRLLGALRDVKELIEIGAYSAGTDALVDRARQLAPQIEAFLQQPTGELTPAGESWAWLNRIVRSA; encoded by the coding sequence GTGAGCGCCGGTCTGCTCGACCGCGCCCGAGCCGCAGCCCGCCCGCTGGTCACCGGCTCGGTCGTCGGCGCGATGGGGCTGACCCTCACGGTCGAGGGCGTCCCGGCCGCCGTGGGCGACCTCGTGGAGATCGACCCGACACCGGACGGCGGCCTGCTCGCCGAGGTGGTCGCCGTCTCCCGCGAGCGGCTGACCTGCATGCCGCTGGGCGAGCTGTCCGGCGTGCAGGCCGGCGCGCGGGTGCGCGCCACCGGCCGGCCGCTGCAGGTGCCGGTCGGCGAGGCGCTGCTCGGGCGGGTGCTCGACGGCCTGGGCCGGCCGGTGGACGGCGGCCCGCCGCTGGACGCCGGGCTGGAGTTCGTCGACCTGGCCAGCGAGACGCCGCACGCCCTCTCCCGGACCCGCGTGCAGGAGCCGCTGACCTCCGGCGTCCGGGTGCTGGACACGATGGTCCCGCTGGGGAAGGGCCAGCGGCTGGGCATCTTCGCCGGCTCCGGCGTGGGCAAGTCCACGCTGCTGGCGCAGATCACCCGGGGCACCGACGCCGACGTCCGGGTCATCGGCCTGATCGGCGAGCGTGGCCGCGAGGTGCGCGAGTTCCTCGAGGAGAACCTCGGGGCCGAGGGCATGGCGCGCACCGTCGTCGTCGTCGCCACCTCCGACGAGCCGCCGCTGGTGCGGCTCAAGGCCGCCTTCGTCGCCACCCGCATCGCCGAGGGGTTCCGCGACCAGGGCCGCGACGTGCTGCTGATGATGGACTCGATCACCCGCACCGCCATGGCCCAGCGCGAGGTCGGGCTGTCCGCCGGCGAGCCGCCGGCCACCCGCGGCTACCCGCCCAGCGTCTTCGCGATGATGCCCCGGCTCCTGGAGAAGGCCGGGACGGCGGCCGTCGGCTCGATCACCGGCCTCTACACCGTGCTGGTGGACGGCGACGACCACAACGAGCCGATCGCCGACACCGCCCGCTCCATCCTCGACGGGCACGTGGTGCTCACCCGCGCGCTGGCCACCCAGGGCCACTTCCCCGCGATCGACGTGCTCGAGTCCATCTCCCGGGTGGCCACCGCGGTCGTCGCGCCCCCGCAGATGGCCGACGCCCGCGAGGTGCGCCGGTTGCTCGGCGCGCTGCGCGACGTCAAGGAGCTCATCGAGATCGGCGCCTACTCCGCCGGCACCGACGCCCTGGTCGACCGGGCCCGCCAGCTGGCCCCGCAGATCGAGGCGTTCCTGCAGCAGCCGACCGGCGAGCTGACCCCCGCCGGGGAGTCGTGGGCGTGGCTCAACCGCATCGTGCGGTCAGCGTGA
- a CDS encoding FliH/SctL family protein, with protein sequence MPVPPQATGERRTTVRRAADVPVPGGRHAVRLGDVYAEELARLREHARQEGYAAGHAEGVRGAEPVVAEAERAAQARLAEVQARWERRMVSATAALGAAVTQLEAAAVPVAEDVRDSVVTIVLTLVEDLLCRELALAEDPVMDAVRRALTLCPADEPTVVRLHPDDLAELPAEALAELPDAVRVVGDRAVERAGAVAETGPTRVDAQLGAALDRVRAVLAP encoded by the coding sequence GTGCCGGTCCCGCCCCAGGCGACCGGCGAGCGGCGGACGACGGTGCGCCGCGCGGCCGACGTCCCGGTGCCCGGCGGCCGGCACGCGGTGCGCCTCGGCGACGTCTACGCCGAGGAGCTGGCCCGGCTGCGCGAGCACGCCCGGCAGGAGGGCTACGCCGCCGGTCACGCCGAGGGGGTGCGGGGCGCCGAGCCCGTGGTCGCGGAGGCCGAGCGGGCCGCGCAGGCCCGGCTGGCCGAGGTGCAGGCCCGCTGGGAGCGGCGGATGGTCTCGGCCACCGCCGCGCTCGGGGCCGCGGTGACCCAGCTGGAGGCCGCCGCCGTCCCGGTGGCCGAGGACGTCCGCGACTCCGTCGTCACGATCGTGCTGACCCTCGTCGAGGACCTGCTGTGCCGCGAGCTCGCCCTCGCCGAGGACCCGGTCATGGACGCCGTCCGCCGGGCGCTCACGCTGTGCCCGGCCGACGAGCCCACCGTCGTCCGCCTGCACCCCGACGACCTCGCCGAGCTGCCGGCCGAGGCGCTGGCCGAGCTGCCCGACGCGGTGCGGGTCGTCGGTGACCGCGCGGTCGAGCGCGCCGGCGCCGTCGCCGAGACCGGCCCCACCCGCGTCGACGCCCAGCTGGGTGCCGCGCTCGACCGGGTCCGCGCGGTGCTGGCCCCGTGA
- the fliG gene encoding flagellar motor switch protein FliG, giving the protein MTLASVEPVSATAPTAALPAVRQRPDMPGLRKAAVFIAQLSKEEAGALLSKMRPREVEAVTRELMKLGAVESGDVDGVLEEFHHLMTAQRFVGRGGVEFAREILAAGLGEDKADGILSRLNVVYTEVPFASLRNADVRQLVTFLKDEHPQVIALVLAHLTPAQSAEVLSGFAPDQQAAVAHRIATMDRTTPDMVRLVEEELGRRMGSLLAHQDMSTVGGVETLVEIINRSPRPTERSILEWLDTTDPELADQVRSQMFVFEDIVTIDDRSLQLVLREVEANDLATALKGVRPDVRDKVVRNLSERAAENLAEEIELLGPVRTRTVEEAQAKVVGVIRTLEEQGVLTINRGGEDDFVA; this is encoded by the coding sequence GTGACGCTGGCATCCGTCGAACCGGTCTCGGCGACCGCGCCCACCGCCGCCCTGCCGGCGGTGCGGCAGCGCCCGGACATGCCGGGCCTGCGCAAGGCCGCGGTGTTCATCGCCCAGCTGTCCAAGGAGGAGGCCGGTGCGCTGCTGTCCAAGATGCGACCGCGCGAGGTCGAGGCGGTCACCCGCGAGCTGATGAAGCTCGGCGCGGTGGAGTCCGGCGACGTGGACGGCGTCCTGGAGGAGTTCCACCACCTCATGACCGCCCAGCGGTTCGTGGGGCGCGGCGGCGTGGAGTTCGCCCGCGAGATCCTCGCGGCCGGTCTCGGCGAGGACAAGGCCGACGGCATCCTGTCCCGGCTGAACGTCGTCTACACCGAGGTGCCCTTCGCCTCGCTGCGCAACGCCGACGTCCGCCAGCTGGTGACCTTCCTCAAGGACGAGCACCCGCAGGTCATCGCCCTGGTGCTGGCACACCTCACCCCGGCCCAGTCCGCCGAGGTGCTCTCCGGGTTCGCCCCGGACCAGCAGGCCGCGGTCGCGCACCGCATCGCCACGATGGACCGCACCACGCCGGACATGGTCCGGCTGGTCGAGGAGGAGCTCGGCCGGCGGATGGGCTCGCTGCTGGCGCACCAGGACATGAGCACCGTCGGCGGTGTGGAGACCCTCGTCGAGATCATCAACCGCTCGCCGCGGCCCACGGAGCGCTCCATCCTCGAGTGGCTGGACACCACCGACCCCGAGCTCGCCGACCAGGTGCGCTCGCAGATGTTCGTGTTCGAGGACATCGTCACCATCGACGACCGCTCGCTGCAGCTGGTGCTGCGCGAGGTGGAGGCCAACGACCTGGCGACCGCGCTCAAGGGCGTGCGCCCCGACGTCCGCGACAAGGTCGTCCGGAACCTGTCCGAGCGGGCCGCGGAGAACCTCGCCGAGGAGATCGAGCTGCTCGGCCCGGTCCGCACCCGGACGGTCGAGGAGGCCCAGGCCAAGGTCGTCGGCGTCATCCGCACGCTCGAGGAGCAGGGCGTGCTGACGATCAACCGGGGCGGTGAGGACGATTTCGTCGCGTGA
- a CDS encoding flagellar FliJ family protein → MKRAPFRLQPVLEVRRTEERAAALAAAEAARAAAEADRRATEAEGAATAPPPSGPTDPRAFVAMLAMGRLAAEDAAAARSLATASAEQAELVRAAWTAAAQRTKGLERLRERHLQAVRLAEQAAEEKAVDDLVTGRSGRRARTDGEAAWTD, encoded by the coding sequence GTGAAGCGGGCACCCTTCCGCCTGCAGCCGGTCCTGGAGGTCCGCCGCACCGAGGAGCGCGCGGCCGCGCTGGCCGCGGCCGAGGCCGCCCGCGCCGCCGCCGAGGCCGACCGGCGCGCCACCGAGGCGGAGGGCGCGGCGACCGCTCCCCCGCCGTCGGGCCCCACGGACCCCCGCGCCTTCGTCGCGATGTTGGCGATGGGACGGCTGGCCGCCGAGGACGCCGCCGCGGCCCGGTCGCTGGCCACCGCGTCGGCCGAGCAGGCCGAGCTGGTGCGCGCCGCGTGGACCGCGGCCGCCCAGCGGACCAAGGGGCTGGAGCGGCTGCGGGAACGCCACCTGCAGGCGGTGCGACTGGCCGAGCAGGCTGCCGAGGAGAAGGCCGTGGACGACCTCGTCACCGGCCGCTCCGGCCGCCGTGCCCGCACCGACGGGGAGGCGGCGTGGACGGACTGA